Proteins from a genomic interval of bacterium YEK0313:
- the korB_1 gene encoding 2-oxoglutarate oxidoreductase subunit KorB, producing the protein MTYLAKPKFHHPAIETNALGFTHRDYEGAISTLCAGCGHDSISAAIMRACFELSLPPHRIAKLSGIGCSSKTPTYFLGQSHGFNSVHGRMPSVLTGANLANRDLIYLGVSGDGDSASIGFGQFAHAIRRAVNMVYIVENNGVYGLTKGQFSATSDRGSKSKKGVLNADSPIDLVTIALQLGATFVARSFSGDKDQLVPLIKAALEHEGAAFIDCISPCIAFNNHDGSTKSFDYVRAHNAALNSLDFMTGKAPITADYAEGAMQEIALHDGSTIRLRKLNGDYDIADRAAALGHLYRVQASGEIATGLIYLEEGAGDLHTRLNTDARPLNALGDKDLVPGAAALDRINAGLR; encoded by the coding sequence ATGACCTATCTTGCCAAGCCCAAATTCCATCATCCGGCGATCGAGACCAACGCGCTCGGCTTCACCCATCGCGACTATGAGGGCGCGATCTCGACGCTCTGCGCCGGCTGCGGCCACGATTCCATTTCCGCCGCCATCATGCGCGCCTGTTTCGAGCTGAGCCTGCCGCCGCACCGCATCGCCAAGCTGTCCGGCATCGGCTGCTCGTCGAAGACGCCGACCTATTTTCTCGGCCAGTCGCACGGCTTCAACTCGGTGCACGGGCGCATGCCCTCGGTGCTGACCGGGGCGAACCTTGCCAATCGCGACCTCATCTATCTCGGCGTGTCCGGCGACGGCGACAGCGCCTCGATCGGCTTCGGCCAGTTCGCCCATGCCATCCGCCGGGCGGTGAACATGGTCTATATCGTCGAGAACAACGGCGTCTACGGCCTGACCAAGGGCCAGTTCTCGGCGACCTCCGACCGCGGCTCGAAGAGCAAGAAGGGCGTGCTCAACGCCGATTCGCCGATCGATCTCGTGACGATCGCGCTGCAGCTCGGCGCGACCTTCGTCGCCCGCTCCTTCTCCGGCGACAAGGACCAGCTCGTGCCGCTGATCAAGGCGGCGCTCGAGCACGAGGGCGCCGCCTTCATCGACTGCATCTCGCCCTGCATCGCCTTCAACAACCATGACGGCTCGACCAAGAGCTTCGACTATGTGCGCGCCCACAATGCCGCGCTGAACAGCCTCGACTTCATGACCGGCAAGGCGCCGATCACCGCCGACTATGCGGAGGGCGCGATGCAGGAGATCGCCCTGCACGACGGCTCGACCATCCGCCTGCGCAAGCTGAACGGCGACTACGACATTGCCGACCGCGCCGCCGCGCTCGGCCATCTCTACCGCGTCCAGGCCTCCGGCGAGATCGCCACCGGCCTCATCTATCTCGAGGAAGGGGCGGGCGACCTGCACACCCGGCTCAACACCGATGCGCGGCCGCTGAACGCGCTGGGCGACAAGGATCTCGTGCCGGGCGCGGCCGCGCTCGACCGGATCAATGCGGGGCTGAGATAG
- the korA gene encoding 2-oxoglutarate oxidoreductase subunit KorA, whose translation MPIQSVNDFVIRFANVNGSGSASANLLFARSIMRMGVPIAPRNIFPSNIQGLPTWYEVRVTGQGHLGARGGTDMMVAMNPQTWDKDIASIEPGGYLFYDSSRPVPASRLRDDISIIGMPLTDIVNREYSDPRQRQLFKNIIYVGALAALLDIEIGVIETLIGEQFKGKDKLIQPNLKALAIGNDYARAHFACPIGLQVRRADGIGERIFVEGNAAAGLGAVYGGATVCAWYPITPSTSLAEAFERYCGRLRIDPDTGRKKYAIVQAEDELASIGMVVGAAWNGARAFTATSGPGISLMQEFLGLAYFAEIPAVLFDVQRGGPSTGMPTRTQQSDILIAAYAAHGDTKHVLLFPRDPNEAFTFSALAFDLADRLQTPIFVMLDLDIGMNQHLCAPFAWDDARAMDRGKVMTAEELEAGRDFGRYLDVDGDGIPYRTYPGTHPSRGSFFTRGSTRDRYARYTEEGAPYVDNMERLLRKFETAKTLVPEPVLARAAQPTRLGVIHYGSTGPAMDEAAGLLGADGLHVDTLRVRGFPFGREVTDFIAAHEQVFVVEQNRDAQLRTLLIAECGIDPAQLVPVLHYDGTPITARFIHRDIKAKAAVVPAAARREVLS comes from the coding sequence ATGCCAATCCAGAGCGTGAACGACTTCGTCATTCGCTTCGCCAATGTGAACGGGTCGGGTTCGGCGAGCGCCAATCTCCTCTTTGCGCGATCGATCATGCGCATGGGCGTGCCGATCGCGCCGCGCAACATCTTCCCCTCGAACATTCAGGGACTGCCGACCTGGTACGAGGTCAGGGTGACCGGGCAGGGCCATCTCGGCGCCCGCGGCGGCACCGACATGATGGTGGCGATGAACCCGCAGACCTGGGACAAGGACATCGCGTCGATCGAGCCGGGCGGCTACCTCTTCTACGATTCCTCGCGGCCGGTGCCGGCCTCCCGGCTGCGCGACGACATCAGCATCATCGGCATGCCGCTGACCGACATCGTCAACCGGGAATATTCCGATCCGCGCCAGCGCCAGCTGTTCAAGAACATCATCTATGTCGGCGCGCTGGCGGCCCTCCTCGACATCGAGATCGGCGTCATTGAGACGCTGATCGGCGAGCAGTTCAAGGGCAAGGACAAGCTGATCCAGCCGAACCTCAAGGCCTTGGCGATCGGCAACGATTACGCCCGGGCGCATTTCGCCTGCCCGATCGGCCTTCAGGTGCGCCGCGCCGACGGCATCGGCGAGCGCATCTTCGTCGAGGGCAATGCCGCCGCCGGCCTCGGCGCCGTCTATGGCGGCGCGACCGTATGCGCCTGGTACCCGATCACGCCCTCGACCTCGCTCGCCGAGGCCTTCGAGCGCTATTGCGGCCGGCTCCGCATCGATCCCGACACGGGACGGAAAAAATACGCCATCGTCCAGGCCGAGGACGAACTCGCCTCCATCGGAATGGTGGTGGGGGCGGCCTGGAACGGCGCGCGCGCCTTCACCGCGACCTCGGGACCCGGCATTTCCCTGATGCAGGAATTTCTCGGCCTTGCCTATTTCGCCGAGATCCCGGCCGTGCTGTTCGACGTGCAGCGCGGCGGGCCGTCGACCGGCATGCCGACGCGCACCCAGCAGTCCGACATCCTGATCGCCGCCTATGCCGCCCATGGCGACACCAAGCATGTCCTCTTGTTTCCGCGCGACCCGAACGAGGCCTTCACCTTCTCGGCCCTCGCCTTCGACCTGGCCGACCGGCTGCAGACGCCGATCTTCGTCATGCTCGATCTCGACATCGGCATGAACCAGCACCTCTGCGCGCCCTTCGCCTGGGACGATGCCCGCGCGATGGACCGCGGCAAGGTGATGACGGCGGAGGAATTGGAGGCGGGACGCGATTTCGGCCGCTATCTCGACGTCGACGGCGACGGCATTCCCTACCGCACCTATCCGGGCACCCACCCGAGCCGTGGCTCGTTCTTCACCCGCGGCTCGACCCGCGACCGCTATGCCCGCTACACCGAAGAGGGCGCGCCCTACGTCGACAATATGGAGCGGCTGCTGCGGAAGTTCGAGACCGCCAAGACGCTGGTGCCGGAGCCGGTTCTCGCCAGGGCGGCCCAGCCGACCCGGCTCGGCGTCATCCATTACGGCTCGACCGGCCCGGCTATGGACGAGGCGGCGGGCCTGCTCGGCGCCGACGGCCTGCATGTCGACACGCTCAGGGTGCGGGGCTTTCCCTTCGGCCGCGAAGTGACCGATTTCATCGCGGCGCACGAGCAGGTCTTCGTGGTGGAGCAGAACCGCGACGCCCAGCTGCGCACGCTGCTGATCGCCGAATGCGGCATCGACCCGGCCCAGCTCGTGCCGGTGCTCCACTATGACGGCACGCCGATCACCGCCCGCTTCATTCATCGCGACATCAAGGCCAAGGCCGCGGTGGTGCCGGCCGCCGCCCGGCGCGAGGTATTGTCATGA
- the preT gene encoding NAD-dependent dihydropyrimidine dehydrogenase subunit PreT, protein MTPTDIAHPDYFHKVVDCQWACPAHTPVPEYIRRISAGDYTGAYLINWKSNVFPGILGRTCDRPCEPACRRGRVEEEPVAICRLKRVAADFKGDVTGLMPGPAASRNGRRIACIGGGPASLTVARDLAPLGYDVVVFDQDPKAGGMMRSQIPKFRLPDSVIDEEVGYVMATGVTFRGGQRIDSLKSVLAEGFDAVFVGTGAPRGRDLDLPGRREAAANIHVGIDWLASVSFGHVDTIGRRVIVLGGGNTAMDCCRSSRRLGGAEVTVVVRSGFEEMKASPWEKEDAMHEGIPILNYRVPKAFTHENGRLTGMIFEKVKADYDDKGRRQLVPTGEPDEHIACDDVLIAVGQENAFPWIEQDAGIRFDRWGLPVVDPKTFQSSLPNVFFGGDAALGPKNIIWAVAHGHEAAISIDAFCRGADVAVRPPPTVTLISQKMGIHEWSYDNAIANDLRFKVPTLDNAIALKDIRTEVELGFDGKLGYAEAQRCLNCDVQTVFEPKLCIECDACVDICPMDCITFTGDGPEEDLRGRLNAPAENREQAIYLSGGLKTGRVMVKDEDVCLHCGFCAERCPTGAWDMQKSIIDTIHAGHACQSRA, encoded by the coding sequence GTGACGCCTACTGACATCGCGCATCCCGATTACTTTCATAAAGTTGTCGACTGCCAATGGGCCTGCCCCGCACATACGCCGGTCCCTGAATATATCAGGCGCATCTCCGCCGGGGATTATACCGGGGCCTATCTGATCAACTGGAAGTCCAACGTCTTTCCCGGCATCCTCGGCCGTACCTGCGACCGCCCCTGCGAGCCGGCCTGCCGGCGCGGACGGGTCGAGGAGGAGCCGGTCGCCATCTGCCGCCTGAAACGTGTCGCCGCTGATTTCAAAGGTGACGTCACGGGCCTGATGCCCGGGCCGGCGGCGAGCCGCAACGGCCGGCGCATCGCCTGCATCGGCGGCGGTCCCGCGTCCCTGACGGTTGCCCGCGACCTCGCGCCGCTCGGCTACGACGTCGTGGTGTTCGACCAGGACCCGAAGGCGGGCGGCATGATGCGCTCGCAGATCCCGAAATTCCGCCTGCCCGACAGCGTCATCGACGAGGAGGTGGGCTATGTCATGGCGACCGGCGTCACCTTTCGCGGCGGCCAGCGCATTGACAGCCTGAAGAGCGTTCTTGCCGAAGGGTTCGATGCGGTCTTCGTCGGCACCGGCGCGCCGCGCGGACGCGATCTCGACCTGCCCGGCCGGCGCGAGGCGGCGGCCAACATCCATGTCGGCATCGACTGGCTCGCCTCCGTCTCGTTCGGCCATGTCGACACGATCGGCCGGCGGGTGATCGTGCTCGGCGGCGGCAATACCGCGATGGACTGCTGCCGTTCCTCCCGCCGTCTCGGCGGCGCCGAGGTGACCGTGGTGGTGCGCTCGGGCTTCGAGGAGATGAAGGCTTCGCCCTGGGAGAAGGAGGATGCCATGCATGAGGGCATCCCGATCCTCAACTACCGGGTGCCCAAGGCCTTCACCCACGAGAACGGCCGGCTCACCGGCATGATCTTCGAGAAGGTGAAGGCCGACTATGACGACAAGGGCCGGCGCCAGCTGGTGCCGACCGGCGAGCCGGACGAGCATATCGCCTGCGACGACGTGCTGATCGCGGTCGGCCAGGAGAATGCCTTTCCGTGGATCGAACAGGATGCCGGCATCCGTTTCGACCGCTGGGGCCTGCCGGTGGTCGATCCGAAGACCTTCCAGTCGAGCCTGCCCAACGTGTTTTTCGGCGGCGATGCCGCGCTCGGTCCGAAAAACATCATCTGGGCGGTCGCCCACGGCCACGAGGCGGCGATCTCGATCGACGCCTTCTGCCGTGGCGCCGACGTCGCCGTGCGGCCGCCGCCGACGGTGACGCTGATCAGCCAGAAGATGGGCATCCACGAATGGTCCTATGACAATGCCATTGCGAACGACCTGCGCTTCAAGGTGCCGACGCTCGACAATGCCATTGCGCTGAAGGACATCCGCACCGAGGTGGAGCTCGGCTTCGACGGCAAGCTCGGTTACGCCGAGGCGCAGCGCTGCCTGAACTGCGACGTGCAGACCGTGTTCGAGCCGAAGCTCTGCATCGAATGCGATGCCTGCGTCGACATCTGCCCGATGGACTGCATCACCTTCACCGGCGACGGCCCGGAGGAGGACCTGCGCGGACGGCTCAACGCGCCGGCCGAGAACCGCGAGCAGGCGATCTATCTGTCAGGCGGGCTGAAGACCGGCCGCGTCATGGTCAAGGACGAGGACGTCTGCCTGCATTGCGGCTTCTGCGCCGAGCGCTGTCCGACCGGGGCCTGGGACATGCAGAAATCGATCATCGACACGATCCATGCGGGGCATGCATGCCAATCCAGAGCGTGA